One region of Danio rerio strain Tuebingen ecotype United States chromosome 5, GRCz12tu, whole genome shotgun sequence genomic DNA includes:
- the sptbn2 gene encoding spectrin family protein isoform X3, whose product MDFDPREPEPCLSPAAFVNQVQYSNILEGRFKQLQDEREAVQKKTFTKWVNSHLGRVTCRIGDLYTDLRDGRMLIRLLEVLSGEQLPKPTKGRMRIHCLENVDKALQFLKEQKVHLENMGSHDIVDGNHRLTLGLIWTIILRFQIQDISVETEDNKEKKSAKDALLLWCQMKTAGYPNVNVHNFTTSWRDGLAFNAIVHKHRSDLIDFDNLKRSNAHYNLQNAFNVAEKELGLTKLLDPEDVNVDQPDEKSIITYVATYYHYFSKMKALAVEGKRIGKVLDYAIEADQLIEKYETLASELLQWIEQTIVTLNDRQLANSLSAVQNQLQAFNTYRTVEKPPKFTEKGNLEVLLFTIQSKMRANNQKVYMPREGKLISDINKAWERLEKAEHERELALRNELIRQEKLEMLAARFDRKAAMRETWLSENQRLVSQDNFGVELGAVEAATRKHEAIETDIQAYGERVAAVEAVARELEAEGYHEVRRVLARRDNVLRLWEYLKELLAARRERLMAHRDLQRLLQELSYIMEWMEDMKSRLQSQDSGKHLHDVEDLLQKHTLVEADISAQAERVKAVQATAKRFASNEQSYKPCDPALVEEKVDLLGRAYGELGQLAADRRVRLDDSRRLWQFLWELGEEAAWIREQEQIISGGDYGKDLSSALHLLSKHEAFRDEMAARYGPLGNSIAGGEALVKEGHVGAPEVTERIKDVRAQWSHLEEASQLREQRLNESVAFHQFQTDANDMEAWILETLRQVSSQEVGHDEFSTQTLARKQREVEEEIQSHRSLIDSLHEQGSLLPEAYAHSPQVEGRLPAIEQRYEELEGLSSSWRQALDGALALYRMFSEASACQLWVGEKEQWLHNMEIPTKLEDLEVIQQRFDTLEPEMNTLGGRISDVNQVAQQLLGSDNRNKDQIDQTQNQLNNRWSDFQSLANQRKQALESALNIQNYHLECNEIKSWMKEKTKVIESTQSLGNDLAGVMALQRKLTGMERDLEAIQGKLDDLRSEAKKLVSEHPEQEEEIKGQLAEIQEVWEELRATMKRREESLGEASKLQGFLRDLDDFQAWLSRTQTTVASEDTPTSLAEAERLLAQHEAIKNEVDNYKEDYEKMRATGAEVTQGQTDAQHMFLAQRLQALDTGWHELRRMWESRHCVLAQAFDFQTLLRDAKQAEGFLNSQEYVLSHTEMPSSLQGAEEAIKKHEDFLTTMEASEEKINGVVESGRRLVSDGNTYADKIQEKTDSIQERHQKNKQAANELLAKLKDNRELQHFLQDGQELTLWINEKMLTAQDMSYDEARNLHSKWQKHQAFMAELASNKDWLDKIDKEGQVLVKEKPELEQTVSETLSGLQKQWVELENTTQAKAQCLFDANRAELFTQSCSALDSWLQNISSQLQSDDFGKDLTSVNILLKKHQMLEHQMDVREKEVQSLQSQALALAQEDSGIVEVDGEQRRVTDRFSQLQDPLKERRQHLLASKEAHQFNRDLEDEILWVKERMPLATSTDHGKDLPSVQLLMKKNQTLQKEIQGHQPRIDDIQAHGTNMSPGKESEMDRERRAALDGRLAELRELWALLISETEQRNVRLAEANRAQQFYTDAAEAEAWMGEQELHMMSEEKAKDEQSALVMVKKHQILEQALEDYAQTIHQLANSSRLMVNSEHPESERITLRQAQVDKLYAGLKDLAEERRGKLQERLRLTQLKREVDDLEQWIAEREVVAGSHELGQDYEHVTMLRDKFREFARDTSTIGQERVDAVNAQADELIESGHPENASVAEWKDGLNEAWADLLELIDTRTQMLAASYELHRFHQDAREALGLIREKKETLAGAELGRDLNTVQHFLRQHTAYEHDVQALSGQVTQVQDDAARLQKAYAGEKADDIHRHERAVTEAWEGLQSATQTRRLLLLDTVEKFRFLNMVRDLMLWMEGINLQIQSHDSPRDVSSAGLVIANHQDIKSEIETRADSFTACSEMGRTLINNNHYASDEIQEKLDQLQAKRTEINQKWQEKMDHLQIVLEVLQFGRDASMAESWLAGQEPLVRAAELGSNVDEVESLIKRHEAFEKLAAGWEDRFSQLEKLTTLEEQEIQRRREEEERARRPPTPPPVEEVVQSEINDSAARTSLDQTTLNQSVSVNGVYSDQDTSQSLSVSVSELKKAEPKPQSNPVSKPVAKPHKAQERGSESESVNGPGRDSGLDSASRQDPSATLPGRGGAEGTTEAMEGILCRKQEMESHNKKSANRSWQNVYCVLRKGSLGFYKDNKSASNGIPYHGEVPISLGEAVCEVAHDYKKRKHVFKLRLGDGKEYLFQAKDDAEMSSWIRAIQSSMSSSERSPGASRGLSRAMTMPPMSPSSGEAGGVTMRNKDGKERDREKRFSFFGKKK is encoded by the exons ATGAGAGAGAGGCAGTGCAGAAGAAGACCTTCACTAAATGGGTGAACTCTCACCTGGGTCGTGTGACCTGCAGGATCGGTGACCTTTACACTGACCTCCGCGATGGACGCATGCTTATTCGACTGCTGGAGGTTCTCTCCGGGGAACAACTG CCAAAGCCCACCAAAGGCCGGATGCGCATCCACTGTCTTGAGAATGTTGATAAGGCTCTGCAGTTCCTGAAGGAGCAAAAAGTTCACCTGGAAAACATGGGTTCACACGACATCGTTGATGGGAACCACCGTCTCACACTCGGACTCATCTGGACCATAATCCTCCGTTTCCAG ATTCAAGACATTAGCGTTGAGACGGAGGACAACAAGGAGAAGAAATCAGCCAAAGATGCTCTGCTGCTGTGGTGTCAGATGAAGACTGCAGG GTACCCCAATGTCAATGTCCACAACTTCACCACCAGTTGGAGAGATGGTCTCGCGTTCAATGCCATAGTGCACAAACACAG GTCGGACTTGATTGACTTTGATAATCTCAAGCGCTCTAATGCCCACTATAACCTGCAGAATGCCTTTAATGTGGCAGAGAAGGAGCTGGGTCTTACCAAGCTGCTGGATCCAGAAG ATGTGAATGTAGATCAGCCTGATGAGAAGTCCATCATCACATATGTGGCAACATACTACCACTACTTCAGCAAGATGAAGGCACTCGCCGTTGAAGGAAAGAGGATTGGCaag GTGCTGGATTATGCTATCGAGGCTGATCAACTGATAGAGAAATATGAGACTCTGGCCTCAGAGCTGCTGCAGTGGattgaacaaaccatcgtcaccCTAAATGATCGCCAACTTGCTAACTCACTCAGTGCAGTTCAGAACCAGCTTCAAGCCTTCAACACCTACCGCACTGTGGAGAAACCACCCAA GTTCACTGAGAAGGGCAATTTGGAGGTTTTGCTCTTCACCATTCAAAGTAAAATGAGAGCAAACAATCAGAAGGTATACATGCCAAGAGAGGGAAAACTTatctctgacatcaacaag GCGTGGGAGAGGCTGGAGAAAGCAGAGCATGAGAGAGAGTTGGCACTGAGAAACGAACTGATTcgtcaagagaagctggagatgCTGGCTGCACGTTTTGATCGCAAAGCAGCAATGAGAGAAACCTGGCTCAGTGAAAACCAGCGGCTGGTGTCACAG GACAATTTTGGTGTTGAACTGGGTGCTGTGGAGGCTGCCACTCGCAAACACGAGGCCATCGAGACGGACATCCAGGCATATGGTGAGCGTGTAGCCGCCGTAGAAGCTGTCGCTCGAGAACTGGAAGCAGAGGGATATCATGAAGTGCGACGTGTGCTGGCGCGGAGGGATAATGTGCTCAGGCTGTGGGAGTATCTGAAGGAACTGCTTGCAGCACGACGAGAGAGGCTGATGGCACACCGTGACCTGCAGCGCCTCCTACAGGAATTGAGCTACATCATGGAATGGATGGAAGACATGAAG AGTCGTTTGCAATCTCAGGACAGTGGAAAACACCTTCATGATGTGGAAGACTTGCTCCAGAAGCACACACTGGTGGAAGCTGATATATCTGCACAGGCTGAGAGAGTCAAAGCTGTTCAGGCCACTGCAAAGAGATTTGCTTCAAATGAACAGA GTTACAAGCCATGTGACCCAGCACTGGTTGAAGAGAAAGTGGATCTTCTGGGTCGAGCGTATGGAGAACTGGGCCAGCTGGCTGCGGATCGACGAGTTCGTCTAGATGACTCCCGAAGACTCTGGCAGTTCCTGTGGGAGCTGGGAGAAGAGGCCGCCTGGATCCGAGAGCAGGAGCAGATCATCTCTGGAGGAGACTACGGTAAAGATCTGAGCTCCGCTCTTCACCTCCTGTCTAAACATGAGGCTTTTCGGGATGAGATGGCAGCTCGGTATGGCCCTCTGGGGAACAGCATTGCTGGTGGAGAAGCTCTGGTGAAGGAAGGCCACGTTGGAGCACCTGAGGTGACTGAGAGGATTAAGGATGTGAGAGCACAGTGGTCACACCTAGAGGAG GCCTCACAGTTGCGGGAGCAGAGGCTGAATGAGTCTGTTGCTTTCCATCAATTCCAGACTGACGCCAATGACATGGAGGCTTGGATACTGGAAACATTAAGACAG GTCTCCAGTCAAGAAGTGGGCCATGATGAGTTTTCCACACAGACTCTGGCCAGAAAGCAGAGAGAGGTGGAAGAGGAGATTCAAAGTCACCGATCACTCATAGATTCATTACATGAACAGGGCTCATTACTGCCTGAGGCATATGCACATTCCCCACAG GTGGAGGGTCGTCTCCCAGCAATAGAGCAGCGATATGAGGAGTTAGAGGGGTTGTCGTCGTCATGGCGACAGgccttggatggagcgcttgcgTTATATCGCATGTTTAGTGAAGCTAGTGCCTGCCAACTGTGGGTTGGAGAAAAAGAGCAGTGGCTACACAACATGGAGATTCCCACCAAACTGGAGGATCTGGAGGTGATCCAGCAGAG gTTTGATACTCTGGAGCCCGAGATGAACACATTGGGTGGACGCATTTCTGATGTCAATCAAGTTGCCCAACAGCTGCTTGGGTCAGACAACCGCAACAAAGACCAGATTGACCAGACACAAAACCAACTCAATAACAG GTGGTCTGATTTCCAGAGTCTGGCCAACCAGCGTAAACAAGCTCTAGAATCGGCTCTAAATATTCAGAACTATCATCTGGAATGTAATGAGATCAAGAGCTGGATGAAGGAGAAGACCAAGGTCATCGAGTCCACACAGAGTCTTGGAAATGACCTGGCTGGAGTTATGGCCCTACAGCGCAAGCTCACTGGAATGGAGAGAGACCTGGAGGCCATACAG GGTAAGTTGGATGACCTGCGTTCGGAAGCCAAAAAGTTAGTATCTGAGCATCCTGAGCAGGAGGAAGAGATCAAGGGTCAGCTGGCTGAGATCCAGGAGGTGTGGGAGGAACTTCGTGCCACCATGAAACGGCGCGAGGAGTCTTTGGGTGAAGCTTCCAAGCTTCAGGGCTTTCTTCGAGATCTTGATGATTTCCAGGCCTGGCTGTCTCGTACACAGACCACCGTGGCGTCCGAGGACACACCGACCTCTCTGGCGGAAGCAGAGCGTCTGCTGGCTCAACATGAGGCCATAAAGAATGAAGTGGATAATTATAAAGAAGATTATGAGAAGATGAGAGCTACTGGAGCTGAG GTGACTCAGGGTCAGACAGACGCCCAGCATATGTTCTTAGCCCAGAGGCTGCAAGCGCTGGACACCGGGTGGCATGAGCTGAGGAGAATGTGGGAGAGCCGCCACTGTGTCCTCGCTCAGGCCTTTGATTTCCAAACCCTGCTGCGAGATGCAAAACAGGCAGAGGGCTTCCTTAATAGCCAG GAGTATGTTCTGTCACATACAGAGATGCCATCCAGCCTGCAAGGGGCTGAGGAGGCCATCAAGAAACATGAGGACTTCCTCACTACAATGGAGGCCAGTGAAGAAAAGATCAACGGTGTGGTAGAGTCTGGACGGAGACTCGTATCTGATGGCAACACTTATGCGGACAAGATCCAGGAGAAGACTGACTCTATTCAGGAAAG GCACCAAAAGAATAAACAAGCTGCCAATGAGCTGCTGGCTAAACTGAAGGATAACAGAGAGCTGCAGCATTTCCTACAGGATGGACAAGAG CTTACTTTGTGGATAAATGAGAAGATGCTGACTGCTCAGGATATGTCCTATGATGAGGCCAGAAACCTCCACAGCAAGTGGCAGAAGCACCAGGCATTCATGGCTGAGCTGGCCTCCAATAAAGACTGGCTGGACAAGATCGACAAG GAGGGTCAGGTGTTAGTAAAGGAGAAGCCCGAGTTGGAGCAAACTGTATCAGAGACTCTGAGCGGTCTGCAGAAGCAGTGGGTAGAGCTTGAGAACACCACCCAAGCCAAAGCTCAGTGTCTGTTTGACGCTAACCGAGCGGAGCTGTTCACACAGAGCTGCTCAGCGCTGGACTCCTGGCTCCAGAACATCTCCTCTCAACTCCAGAGCGACGACTTTGGAAAAGATCTCACCAGCGTCAACATCCTGCTTAAAAAACACCAG ATGCTGGAGCATCAGATGGATGTGCGCGAGAAAGAAGTCCAGTCTCTGCAGTCACAAGCTCTGGCCTTGGCCCAAGAAGATTCTGGGATAGTGGAAGTGGATGGGGAGCAGAGAAGAGTGACAGACAGATTCTCTCAGCTGCAGGACCCTCTGAAAGAGCGGAGGCAGCATCTTCTGGCTTCAAAAGAGGCTCATCAGTTCAACAGAGATCTTGAGGATGAGATT TTATGGGTGAAGGAGAGGATGCCCCTTGCCACGTCTACAGACCATGGCAAAGATCTGCCCAGTGTTCAGCTGCTCATGAAAAAGAATCAG ACTCTGCAGAAGGAGATTCAAGGTCACCAGCCCCGTATCGATGACATCCAGGCTCACGGTACGAATATGTCCCCTGGCAAAGAGTCTGAGATGGACAGGGAGAGGAGAGCTGCTCTTGACGGCCGTCTGGCGGAGCTGAGAGAATTGTGGGCCCTTTTGATTTCTGAGACTGAGCAGAGGAACGTGAGGCTAGCTGAGGCTAACAGAGCGCAGCAGTTTTACACGGATGCCGCAGAGGCGGAGGCTTGGATGGGAGAACAAGAGCTTCATATGATGTCAGAGGAGAAAGCCAAG GATGAACAGAGTGCTCTAGTGATGGTGAAGAAACACCAGATTCTGGAGCAGGCTCTTGAGGACTACGCTCAGACCATCCACCAGCTGGCCAACAGCAGCAGACTCATGGTCAACAGCGAACACCCGGAGAG TGAAAGGATCACTCTGAGGCAGGCCCAGGTGGATAAACTGTACGCAGGGTTGAAGGATCTAGCTGAGGAGAGGAGGGGTAAACTGCAGGAGAGACTGAGATTGACCCAGCTGAAGAGAGAGGTGGATGATTTAGAGCAGTGGATCGCCGAAAGAGAGGTCGTCGCTGGATCTCATGAACTTGGACAAGACTACGAACATGTCACG atGTTGCGTGACAAGTTCCGGGAGTTTGCGCGGGACACCAGCACAATTGGCCAGGAGCGTGTAGATGCAGTAAATGCTCAGGCAGATGAACTTATCGAATCCGGTCATCCTGAAAACGCCAGTGTGGCTGAGTGGAAGGACGGACTCAATGAGGCCTGGGCTGACCTGCTGGAACTCATCGACACACGCACACAAATGCTGGCCGCCTCGTATGAGCTGCATCGCTTCCATCAAGATGCCCGGGAAGCTCTGGGGCTCATACGAGAGAAGAAAGAGACGCTAGCGGGGGCTGAACTCGGACGGGACTTGAATACTGTCCAGCACTTTCTCAGACAGCATACGGCCTATGAGCATGATGTGCAGGCACTCAGTGGGCAG GTCACACAGGTGCAAGATGATGCTGCACGTCTGCAGAAAGCATATGCTGGAGAGAAAGCGGATGATATCCATCGACATGAGCGTGCAGTCACAGAGGCCTGGGAGGGACTTCAGTCAGCAACTCAAACCAGGCGGTTGCTTCTATTGGACACAGTGGAGAAGTTCAGATTCCTAAACATGGTTCGAGACCTCATGCTGTGGATGGAGGGAATCAACTTACAGATCCAGTCACACGACAGTCCGAG GGACGTCTCCTCAGCTGGTCTGGTCATCGCTAACCATCAGGACATCAAGTCAGAGATAGAGACTAGAGCAGACAGCTTTACTGCTTGCAGTGAAATGGGACGCACACTCATCAACAACAATCACTATGCTTCAGATGAG ATTCAAGAAAAATTGGACCAGCTTCAGGCCAAACGCACTGAAATTAACCAGAAGTGGCAAGAAAAAATGGACCACTTACAGATTG TTCTGGAGGTTTTGCAGTTTGGCAGAGATGCATCTATGGCCGAGTCGTGGCTGGCTGGGCAGGAGCCGCTGGTCAGGGCAGCAGAATTGGGCTCTAACGTAGATGAAGTTGAGAGTCTCATCAAACGCCACGAAGCCTTTGAAAAACTGGCAGCAGGCTGGGAAGATCGATTCTCGCAGCTAGAGAAGCTCACCACG cTGGAGGAGCAGGAAATTCAAAGACGaagagaagaggaagagagggCCCGACGGCCACCCACACCTCCCCCTGTAGAGGAAGTAGTACAGTCTGAGATTAATGATTCTGCCGCAAG GACGAGTCTAGACCAGACTACATTGAACCAGTCTGTATCTGTCAATGGTGTCTACAGTGACCAGGACACGTCACAG TCATTATCGGTCTCTGTATCTGAACTCAAGAAAGCCGAACCTAAACCTCAGTCTAACCCAGTTTCTAAGCCTGTGGCTAAACCCCACAAGGCACAGGAGCGT GGATCAGAGTCTGAATCTGTTAATGGTCCAGGCCGTGACAGTGGTCTTGACTCAGCATCACGGCAAGACCCTTCAGCAACACTGCCAGGGCGAGGAGGAGCAGAGGGGACCACAGAAGCTATGGAGGGCATCCTATGCAGGAAACAGGAAATGGAATCGCACAACAAAAAATCAGCTAACAG ATCGTGGCAGAATGTATATTGCGTTTTACGTAAAGGCAGTCTGGGCTTCTATAAGGACAACAAGAGTGCCTCAAATGGAATCCCCTACCATGGTGAAGTTCCCATCAGCCTCGGGGAGGCTGTCTGTGAGGTTGCCCATGACTATAAGAAGAGGAAACACGTATTTAAACTTAG gcTCGGGGATGGAAAAGAGTACTTGTTCCAAGCGAAGGATGAT GCTGAGATGAGTTCATGGATTCGAGCCATCCAGTCCTCCATGTCGTCCAGCGAGCGTTCGCCAGGTGCCTCCCGAGGTCTGAGTCGAGCAATGACCATGCCGCCCATGTCTCCCAGCTCAGGCGAGGCCGGAGGAGTAACCATGCGCAACAAAGACGGCAAAGAGAGAGACCGCGAGAAGCGCTTCAGTTTCTTCGGCAAGAAGAAATAG